DNA from bacterium:
GCGTTCGATATCGGCTCGGACGCCGAGGAACCGCACCTGTTCGGCTATGCCGAGGCGTTGGGCTTGTTGACGATAAGGCCTGGGGTCGCCTGCGCCAGCAACTAGCAAACTCGCTTCTGCGCCGCTTTTCGCCAGTCCGTCGATCGCGCGATCCAGGCCCTTGCGCGCGAACCCACTGCCGACGAAAAGCGCAACGGGTCCCTCGATGCCGAGTTCTCTTCGCAGGGGTCCGGAGAACTCTTCCCTGTTTTGCGGGCTGAAACGCATGACGTCGACGCCGGTGCGCGTGACGACGAGACGTTCCCGGGAAACTCCATAGCGGTTTGCGATATCCGTTGCGTCGCGCTCCGTCAGGCATTGAATGATCTGACGCTCATCGCGAAAGACGGCTTCTTCAATCGAGAGAATCGCGCCATGGCGTGGTGACCAGCGCTGCAGGCCCGGGCGAGCGTAGAAACGATCCATGAACTCGGCGTGGCTACCGCCCCCGGCGCGATAGATATCCTGGTGCCGGGTTCGCGAGTAGCTGTGTACGACATCGAAGCGATCGTGTGTGGCCGTGCCT
Protein-coding regions in this window:
- a CDS encoding glycosyltransferase family 4 protein, yielding MRIALVIESFERGAGGAERDAVELAQAFSERDVSLSIVCRKASLAAPPGASLEIVGGPSFWQPLRVLVFSSRAGTATHDRFDVVHSYSRTRHQDIYRAGGGSHAEFMDRFYARPGLQRWSPRHGAILSIEEAVFRDERQIIQCLTERDATDIANRYGVSRERLVVTRTGVDVMRFSPQNREEFSGPLRRELGIEGPVALFVGSGFARKGLDRAIDGLAKSGAEASLLVAGAGDPRPYRQQAQRLGIAEQVRFLGVRADIERLHAVADLVVLPTRYDAFGNVVLEAMASGVPPATTPMAGASELIEDGRTGFVLEEDFTPAFLALADKERLKEMGRVAREVAQGYTWARHADVILDLYRKVAG